In Musa acuminata AAA Group cultivar baxijiao chromosome BXJ2-10, Cavendish_Baxijiao_AAA, whole genome shotgun sequence, a genomic segment contains:
- the LOC103999850 gene encoding uncharacterized protein LOC103999850 has protein sequence MHIFTLSSRSWISSSAKAIESTTMNPGGDGSDDPNSTRLPLLLNPVYARTKSTVFDELRNFRVCLKWCALDHSTAAGRAVSYAAFVALALLVPAATSLSVRAPPAASSSASSVSFHKLVQVPASSLAVISFLTLAAFFRRYGLRQLLFLDGALRDDTTFVRHCYARELDRSFRHLVYILLPSFSVELAHKILFFSTVSVAVPLSTAPSGVPWNSIAFIATLASWVYRTGVFLLVCVLFRLTCELQILRFEGFYKMFDEGDGSHCQAIFREHMRIKRQLLVTSHRYRIFILGCLVTISASQLGALMIVLASKSKKNFCNSGDVVVCSAVQLSGFFMCLLGAARITHRAQRVVSIASRWHMILSSAADRKADPPTPAVAESDDISDSGSPEGSVGGAVPHAQASTFEGRHALVLYLQHNGGGITLFGFALDRGLLHTLFAFETTMVLWILSKVVVLS, from the exons ATGCATATATTTACCTTGTCTTCACGTTCCTGGATCTCTTCATCCGCCAAAGCCATTGAATCCACCACCATGAATCCAGGAGGAGATGGCTCAGACGATCCAAACTCCACTAGGTTGCCTCTTCTTCTGAATCCAGTCTACGCGCGCACCAAATCCACAGTGTTCGACGAGCTCCGAAACTTCCGCGTCTGCCTCAAGTGGTGCGCGCTCGACCACTCCACCGCCGCCGGCAGGGCCGTGTCCTACGCCGCCTTCGTCGCCCTCGCCCTCCTCGTCCCCGCCGCCACCTCCCTCTCCGTCCGCGCGCCGCCCGCCGCTTCCTCATCGGCCTCCTCCGTCTCGTTCCACAAACTCGTCCAGGTCCCCGCTTCCAGCCTCGCCGTCATCTCCTTCCTCACCCTCGCCGCCTTCTTCCGCCGCTACGGCCTCCGCCAGCTCCTCTTCCTCGACGGGGCCCTCCGCGACGACACCACTTTCGTCCGCCACTGCTACGCCCGCGAGCTCGACCGCTCGTTCCGCCACCTCGTCTATATCCTCCTCCCCTCCTTCTCCGTCGAGCTCGCGCACAAGATCCTCTTCTTCTCCACCGTCTCCGTCGCCGTCCCTCTCTCCACCGCGCCGTCCGGCGTCCCCTGGAACTCCATCGCCTTCATCGCCACGCTCGCCTCCTGGGTGTACCGCACCGGGGTGTTCCTGCTCGTCTGCGTCTTGTTCCGCCTCACTTGCGAGCTCCAGATACTGCGCTTCGAGGGCTTCTACAAGATGTTCGACGAGGGAGACGGATCCCATTGCCAAGCCATCTTTAGGGAACACATGAGGATAAAGAGGCAGCTGCTGGTCACCAGCCACAGGTACAGAATCTTCATCCTCGGTTGCTTGGTGACCATATCGGCGAGCCAGTTGGGTGCCCTCATGATTGTTTTGGCCTCCAAATCTAAGAAGAACTTCTGCAACTCGGGCGACGTCGTG GTGTGCTCGGCGGTGCAGCTGAGTGGCTTCTTCATGTGCCTGTTGGGAGCTGCAAGGATCACTCACCGAGCTCAGCGGGTCGTCTCCATCGCCAGCCGATGGCACATGATCCTGTCCTCAGCCGCAGACCGCAAGGCCGATCCGCCGACGCCGGCCGTCGCCGAATCCGATGACATCTCCGATTCCGGCTCGCCTGAAGGATCCGTGGGGGGCGCGGTACCGCACGCGCAGGCTTCCACCTTCGAAGGCCGACATGCCTTGG TGCTGTACCTGCAACACAACGGTGGCGGCATCACGCTCTTCGGATTTGCGCTCGACCGGGGATTGCTTCACACGCTCTTTGCGTTCGAGACCACTATGGTGCTGTGGATACTGAGCAAAGTCGTCGTTCTCTCATGA
- the LOC103999848 gene encoding pollen receptor-like kinase 5, with translation MAGRRPLPLFLALVFLAAPPDAARSSEDADVLLDFKASMSDPTGALRSWVPSSAPCGNGTASWAGIICDHDGSVSGLRLEGISLSGSLNVAFLGRLPRLRTLSFTNNNFEGAMPDVGRLGNLRAVYLSTNKFSGEIPDDAFAGMNWLKKLYLSHNGFSGSIPASIAALPKLLELGLDDNRFGGAIPDLQVKQMNRVNLSNNDLEGRIPDVLRKMDADVFSGNKRLCGEPLRVPCQPPSPSLSTMSPSTSSRGSAHHPIIFTTIAIGLVVAVVAAIFLVPRRRQTGDDGLGQSLPPENSKFASSEEEKLEAGVAGCHRGGGGSGKKVAKDHEQGRLVFVRENRVSFQLQDLLKSSAEVLGTGNFGCSYKANLSNGASVVVKRFRHMNRVGKGEFEEHMRRLGRLCHPNLLPLVAYYYRKDEKLLVTDYMAKRSLANALHGCRASNIPALDWSTRLKVVKGVVKGLNYLKEELQMLSVPHGHLKSSNVLLDDSLEPLLTDYALLPVMNQAHSGQFMAAYKSPECKQQGRTSKKSDVWSFGVLILEILTGKIPTTELGQEKGGLDLQGWVYSVTQEEWSSKVLDSELKATKDSEGQMHKLMQIGLACCREDIEKRCELEEALDRIEELKGGDTNEDCARILTTDGENDLSTVDIK, from the exons ATGGCCGGCCGGCGGCCTCTACCGCTCTTCCTGGCGCTGGTCTTCCTCGCGGCACCTCCCGACGCCGCGCGCTCGTCGGAGGACGCCGACGTCCTCCTTGACTTCAAGGCTTCCATGTCCGATCCCACCGGCGCTCTCCGGAGCTGGGTGCCCAGCTCCGCCCCGTGCGGCAACGGCACCGCAAGCTGGGCCGGAATCATCTGCGACCACGACGGCAGCGTCTCAGGGTTGCGACTCGAGGGCATTAGCCTCTCCGGCTCGTTAAACGTCGCCTTCCTCGGGCGCTTGCCGAGGTTGCGCACTCTCAGCTTCACGAACAATAACTTCGAGGGGGCGATGCCCGACGTCGGGAGGCTCGGGAACTTGAGAGCAGTATACCTGTCGACGAACAAATTCTCCGGCGAGATCCCCGACGATGCCTTCGCCGGCATGAACTGGCTCAAGAAACTCTATCTCTCCCATAATGGCTTCTCGGGCTCCATCCCGGCGTCCATTGCGGCATTACCCAAACTTCTGGAGCTGGGGCTGGACGACAACAGGTTCGGTGGTGCGATCCCGGACCTGCAGGTGAAGCAAATGAATCGGGTGAACCTGTCGAACAATGACTTGGAAGGGCGCATACCGGATGTCCTCAGGAAGATGGACGCGGATGTCTTCTCGG GCAACAAACGCCTGTGCGGTGAACCTCTTCGAGTCCCATGCCAGCCGCCGTCGCCGTCGCTATCCACGATGTCGCCATCCACGTCGTCGCGAGGCTCAGCTCATCATCCGATCATCTTCACGACGATTGCGATCGGCCTCGTCGTAGCAGTCGTCGCGGCGATATTCCTCGTGCCCCGCCGTCGGCAAACGGGGGATGATGGACTCGGGCAGTCTCTGCCACCGGAGAACTCAAAGTTTGCATCATCTGAGGAGGAAAAGCTAGAAGCGGGAGTGGCCGGATGCCACCGTGGGGGGGGCGGCAGCGGGAAGAAGGTCGCCAAGGACCACGAGCAAGGGCGGCTGGTCTTCGTGAGGGAGAACAGGGTAAGTTTCCAGCTGCAGGACCTGCTCAAGTCCTCAGCTGAAGTGCTCGGAACCGGGAACTTTGGGTGCTCCTACAAAGCCAACTTGTCGAACGGCGCTTCGGTGGTGGTGAAGAGGTTCCGGCACATGAACAGGGTGGGGAAGGGGGAATTCGAAGAGCACATGAGAAGGTTGGGGAGGCTGTGCCACCCCAATCTGCTGCCACTGGTGGCTTACTACTACAGGAAGGATGAGAAGCTATTGGTCACAGACTACATGGCTAAGAGGAGCCTGGCCAATGCCCTCCATG GCTGCCGTGCATCAAACATTCCGGCATTGGACTGGTCCACACGACTAAAAGTAGTCAAAGGAGTAGTCAAGGGACTAAATTACCTCAAAGAAGAGCTGCAGATGCTAAGTGTTCCCCACGGCCATCTGAAATCCTCCAATGTTCTTCTGGACGATTCGCTCGAGCCACTTCTGACGGACTATGCCCTCCTCCCCGTGATGAACCAGGCTCACTCGGGGCAGTTCATGGCCGCCTACAAGTCGCCCGAGTGCAAGCAGCAGGGAAGAACATCGAAGAAGAGCGATGTTTGGAGCTTCGGAGTACTGATACTGGAGATCCTGACGGGGAAGATCCCCACCACGGAGTTGGGGCAAGAGAAGGGGGGCTTGGATTTGCAAGGATGGGTGTATTCAGTCACCCAGGAAGAATGGAGCAGCAAAGTGTTGGACAGTGAGCTCAAAGCAACAAAGGACAGCGAGGGACAGATGCACAAACTGATGCAGATTGGATTGGCTTGCTGCAGGGAAGACATTGAGAAGAGATGTGAGCTGGAAGAAGCTCTTGACAGGATTGAGGAACTGAAGGGGGGAGACACAAACGAAGACTGTGCGAGAATCCTCACTACGGACGGAGAGAACGATCTTTCGACCGTTGACATCAAATGA
- the LOC135624283 gene encoding large ribosomal subunit protein uL11-like — protein MPPKFDPTQVVDVYVRVTGGEVGAASSLAPKIGPLGLSPKKVGEDIAKETAKEWKGLRVTVKLTVQNRQAKVSVVPSAAALVIKALKEPERDRKKTKNIKHNGNISLDDVVEIARVMRPRSMAKDLAGTVKEILGTCVSVGCTVDGKDPKDLQQEISDGDVEVPLE, from the coding sequence ATGCCGCCAAAGTTCGATCCCACCCAAGTGGTCGACGTCTATGTCCGGGTCACCGGAGGCGAGGTCGGCGCCGCCAGCTCCCTCGCCCCAAAGATCGGTCCTTTGGGACTCTCCCCGAAGAAGGTGGGCGAGGACATCGCCAAGGAGACGGCCAAGGAGTGGAAGGGCCTTCGAGTCACCGTGAAGCTCACCGTGCAGAACCGCCAGGCTAAGGTGTCGGTCGTCCCCTCCGCCGCTGCCCTCGTCATCAAGGCCCTCAAGGAGCCCGAGCGCGACCGCAAGAAGACGAAGAACATCAAACACAATGGCAACATCTCGCTCGACGACGTCGTCGAAATCGCTCGAGTCATGCGGCCCAGGTCCATGGCCAAGGATCTCGCTGGCACCGTCAAGGAGATCCTTGGCACGTGCGTCTCCGTCGGGTGCACCGTCGATGGGAAGGATCCCAAGGACCTCCAGCAGGAGATATCTGATGGCGACGTCGAGGTGCCGCTCGAATGa